A stretch of Aedes aegypti strain LVP_AGWG chromosome 2, AaegL5.0 Primary Assembly, whole genome shotgun sequence DNA encodes these proteins:
- the LOC5568080 gene encoding protein HIRA homolog — protein MKILQPNWVHHDEKAIFSIDIHPGGEKFATGGQGNDSGRVVIWNMAPVISEDAEKDKKVPRMLCQMDNHLACVNCVRWSGSGTMLASCADDKLIMIWKKSAGGGSSFGSAKTAEHWRCIATLRGHSGDVLDLAWSPQDQYIASSSVDNTVIIWDAKEFPSIVQVMKGHTGLVKGVTWDPVGKFVASQSDDKTLKIWKTSNFSLFKTVTEPFEECGGTTHILRLSWSPDGQYLVSAHAMNGGGPTAQIIERDGWKCDKDFVGHRKAVTCVRFHNAILQRMAPKTNKSQQYCCLAVGSRDKSLSVWLTALQRPLVVIHDLFQDSILDLSWSHNGYILLACSGDGHVACLQFSAEELGTPLSEDDRNSLYQRMYGKNITLDLNGQTGKDSLIENAELLDVSQSKLTAPTLIPQPQQSQAATTLVSSIPKPPPSSGFQSSTSQESQRPILKQIETKTADGKRRITPMFIPLNDEAEVPTAGSSQFSSSSANKSSIVTVEKRPEPTTTVPGTNGIDIDIANLTAQTAKLDSRLKKVSRPEPPARATLPSEPANPSTLPSPEKQPVSIQPVLSGKASPLHGTSVKPMGDYRIQVTNGAVKTGYGPLGKVVANLLSLPRADKKLWETVVGSPVSSFSVSRKYVLLCTMDGSIRFLDILNGSPVLPIISLTSPVVHSTFSSDSRLGAVLTENCTLRVWDLNEQCIFLKGSCQDIMGTSYASLLHVSDQGVPFIILSNGSSFSYSKKLESWLITNSTDPIMRHGLMTTKLGSTARNLKAFPLATVQSFCNFQPVNARSFLDNPNVNWQYEAMLAFVENQIKIAETINSPLEMKHWYLMLGFQLAQHGTETKIRQVLDSLMGSPFPSASDAPKESILGIPKHTLLEEILSQLKMEPKWQRIYMEYTDQLKRFQSQQESSGDDVDMRPLAEGQIEKLQPLNLDLVNDET, from the exons ATGAAAATCTTGCAACCGAATTGGGTCCATCACGATG AAAAAGCAATTTTTTCCATCGACATCCATCCGGGTGGGGAGAAGTTCGCCACCGGTGGTCAGGGCAATGATTCCGGCCGGGTCGTGATCTGGAACATGGCCCCGGTGATAAGCGAAGATGCGGAAAAGGATAAGAAAGTGCCACGGATGCTGTGCCAGATGGACAATCACCTGGCCTGTGTGAATTGTGTTCGATGGAGCGGAAGCGGAACCATGCTGGCTTCCTGTGCGGATGATAAACTGATCATGATATGGAAGAAATCCGCTGGGGGAGGAAGTTCTTTTGGATCAGCCAAAACGGCGGAACATTGGCGGTGCATTGCCACGCTGCGAGGCCATTCGGGGGACGTTTTGGACTTGGCTTGGTCCCCACAGGATCAGTACATTGCCAGCAGCAGTGTGGACAATACGGTCATCATTTGGGACGCGAAAGAATTCCCATCGATCGTCCAAGTCATGAAGGGCCACACCGGATTGGTCAAGGGAGTGACCTGGGATCCGGTCGGGAAGTTTGTTGCCTCGCAGAGCGACGACAAAACATTGAAGATATGGAAAACTTCGAACTTTTCGCTGTTCAAAACGGTGACGGAACCGTTTGAGGAATGCGGCGGAACTACGCATATTCTGAGGCTGTCCTGGTCCCCGGATGGCCAGTACCTGGTTTCGGCACATGCCATGAATGGAGGAGGTCCTACGGCACAAATCATCGAACGGGACGGTTGGAAGTGCGATAAGGATTTCGTAGGCCACAGGAAAGCGGTCACTTGCGTTCGGTTCCACAATGCGATCCTGCAAAGAATGGCCCCAAAGACGAACAAATCCCAACAGTATTGTTGCCTGGCGGTTGGATCCCGGGACAAGAGCCTCTCGGTGTGGTTGACTGCCTTGCAGCGGCCACTTGTGGTGATACACGATCTCTTCCAAGATTCGATCCTGGATCTGAGCTGGAGTCACAACGGATACATCCTTCTGGCTTGCAGCGGAGATGGCCACGTGGCTTGTCTTCAGTTCAGCGCCGAGGAACTCGGGACTCCTTTGTCCGAGGACGATCGCAACAGTTTGTACCAGCGGATGTACGGGAAGAATATCACCTTGGATCTGAATGGTCAAACCGGGAAGGATTCCCTAATTGAGAATGCAGAATTGCTGGACGTGTCTCAGAGTAAACTGACCGCGCCGACCTTGATACCTCAGCCACAGCAAAGCCAAGCTGCCACTACATTAGTAAGCTCAATCCCCAAGCCACCGCCATCATCTGGGTTCCAATCGTCCACTAGTCAGGAAAGCCAGCGGCCAATTCTCAAACAAATCGAAACCAAGACTGCCGATGGAAAAAGACGTATTACTCCCATGTTCATCCCGTTGAACGACGAAGCGGAAGTTCCGACCGCTGGAAGCAGTCAGTTTTCAAGTAGCAGTGCCAACAAGAGTTCCATCGTGACTGTCGAAAAGCGGCCAGAACCCACAACGACTGTTCCCGGCACGAACGGAATCGATATCGACATCGCCAACCTCACGGCCCAAACGGCCAAACTCGACAGTCGACTGAAAAAAGTGTCCAGGCCGGAGCCACCGGCCCGAGCCACCTTACCGTCAGAACCCGCAAACCCCTCAACGCTACCAAGCCCAGAAAAGCAACCGGTCAGTATTCAGCCGGTCTTGTCCGGGAAAGCCTCGCCCCTTCACGGCACCTCGGTCAAACCCATGGGCGACTATCGGATACAGGTCACCAATGGTGCGGTCAAAACCGGCTACGGTCCCCTGGGCAAAGTGGTAGCCAACCTGCTGAGTCTTCCCCGGGCGGACAAGAAGCTGTGGGAAACGGTCGTGGGATCGCCGGTTTCCAGCTTTTCCGTGTCCAGAAAGTACGTGCTGCTGTGCACCATGGATGGGAGCATCCGGTTTCTGGACATCCTGAACGGCTCGCCGGTGCTGCCGATTATCAGCCTGACCAGTCCGGTGGTCCACAGCACTTTT AGCTCTGATAGTCGATTGGGTGCAGTGCTGACGGAGAATTGTACCTTAAGGGTGTGGGATCTGAACGAGCAGTGCATCTTCCTCAAGGGCAGCTGTCAGGATATTATGGGCACAA GCTATGCTTCACTTCTACACGTTTCGGATCAGGGTGTTCCGTTCATCATCCTATCCAACGGATCCTCGTTTTCCTACAGCAAAAAACTGGAAAGCTGGCTGATAACCAACTCGACGGATCCCATAATGCGTCACGGCCTAATGACCACCAAACTGGGCTCGACAGCGCGTAACTTGAAAGCTTTCCCATTGGCCACGGTCCAGTCGTTCTGCAACTTCCAGCCAGTCAACGCCAGGAGCTTTCTGGATAA TCCCAATGTGAACTGGCAGTACGAGGCAATGCTGGCGTTTGTCGAGAACCAGATAAAGATTGCCGAAACCATAAACTCCCCGTTGGAGATGAAGCACTGGTACCTGATGTTGGGCTTCCAGTTGGCTCAGCACGGCACGGAAACCAAGATCCGGCAAGTGTTGGACAGTCTGATGGGATCGCCTTTCCCTTCGGCGTCCGACGCCCCGAAAGAGTCCATTCTGGGCATCCCGAAGCACACGttgctggaggaaatcctatCCCAGCTCAAGATGGAACCCAAGTGGCAGCGGATCTACATGGAATACACGGACCAGCTCAAGCGGTTCCAAAGTCAGCAGGAGAGTAGCGGCGACGACGTGGACATGCGGCCGCTAGCCGAGGGCCAAATCGAAAAGTTGCAGCCTCT
- the LOC5568079 gene encoding uncharacterized protein LOC5568079 has translation MNNNINGVVDGESVVEFSTLDAKVQELINAAIKVRNNAYCPYSNFAVGAALRTKTGEIITGCNVENGTFAPSVCAERNAICKAISEGFREFESLAVVAYQETEFTSPCGTCRQTLSEFCNKNMPVYLAKPSPARVMLTSIDKLLPHAFRPNFLHK, from the exons ATGAACAACAACATCAACGGAGTGGTCGACGGCGAATCGGTTGTGGAGTTTTCAACCCTTG ATGCGAAAGTGCAGGAGCTTATCAACGCGGCGATTAAGGTTCGCAACAACGCTTACTGTCCGTACAGCAATTTCGCGGTGGGGGCGGCCTTGAGGACCAAAACCGGTGAAATCATTACCGGGTGCAATGTGGAGAATGGCACCTTTGCCCCAAGTGTTTGCGCCGAACGGAACGCCATCTGTAAGGCCATCAGCGAAGGGTTCCGGGAGTTTGAATCGCTCGCCGTGGTCGCCTACCAGGAAACGGAGTTCACGTCCCCGTGCGGAACCTGTCGCCAGACTCTGTCGGAGTTTTGCAACAAGAACATGCCGGTTTACCTCGCGAAGCCATCGCCAGCACGCGTTATGTTGACGTCAATCGACAAGTTGCTGCCCCATGCATTTCGGCCGAACTTTCTGCACAAGTAG